A single Halobellus ruber DNA region contains:
- a CDS encoding histidine kinase N-terminal 7TM domain-containing protein yields the protein MVWQQTPYTLPLAATTAFLFGFATYLWSLDRSRWGSGTFLGGLLLFAGGSWTGLYTLRLSAATLPGKLLWIRLEFVAVLALSVIWLAYVVQYTGRTRWLTRRVFGPLAAIAAGIELLVLTDGSHHLIYREYGLTQVASFTVFDPVYGPAFAVYLGFSYTLLGASLLFLATAAVHARGVFRWQIGVLVLFSVVPGAAGILYVTDVTFVPGLNVAALSFAVSAAVVVVSFARFRWTEMTPIARDQAFEAMTEAVVVLDAKRRIIDFNAAAERVLPESGDGLMGDPVTEPLPDLAGALDGLDGADDAEAEVRTELTGSDGDDRLELDVRVSPIGVGESTGYTVLLHDITARTVAEERAEERREKIEELHRIARDLTAARTREEVFQRAVDGGEAVLGADVCRLAVVDDSHLIPAASSGEDPLDSYDPQPIDRGVAGVTFQSGAPVVVDDLAETRSATAPASGSDGGPYLADGAAAPEPTHRALLSAPVGDIGTIQALSTEPGAFTDDDREVMELLTTHIETAIQRADAEADLRTERDRLEEFASVVSHDLRNPLNVAQGRIELLKREAPAEHVEPIDRSLSRMEDIITDILTLAREGEAAGDTDTVDLELCVGDAWAIIDTGSAVIEHADELGTVEADPSRLRRLLENLFRNAIEHGSTVSEGDDGAGIGTQADPAVTVRVGRLDDREGFYVADDGPGIPAEDRGSVFEQGYTSREEGTGLGLAIVERIADAHGWTVVAAESDAGGARFEIRTNE from the coding sequence ATGGTGTGGCAACAGACCCCGTACACGCTGCCGCTGGCGGCGACGACGGCGTTCCTCTTCGGGTTCGCGACGTACCTGTGGTCGCTGGACCGGAGTCGGTGGGGGTCCGGCACGTTCCTGGGTGGACTCCTGCTTTTCGCCGGCGGAAGCTGGACGGGGCTCTACACCCTGCGACTCTCGGCGGCGACACTCCCCGGGAAGCTCCTCTGGATCCGATTGGAGTTCGTCGCGGTACTCGCGCTGTCGGTGATCTGGCTGGCGTACGTCGTCCAGTACACCGGCCGGACCAGGTGGCTCACAAGGCGGGTGTTCGGGCCGCTGGCCGCCATCGCGGCCGGGATCGAACTCCTGGTTCTCACCGACGGGAGCCACCACCTGATCTACCGCGAGTACGGGCTCACACAGGTGGCGTCGTTCACCGTGTTCGATCCGGTGTACGGCCCCGCGTTCGCGGTGTACCTCGGCTTCTCGTACACGCTGTTGGGAGCGTCACTGCTGTTTCTGGCCACCGCAGCGGTGCACGCCCGCGGGGTGTTCCGGTGGCAGATCGGCGTGCTCGTCCTGTTCTCGGTGGTGCCGGGAGCGGCGGGGATCCTCTACGTCACCGACGTCACCTTCGTCCCCGGGCTCAACGTCGCCGCGCTGTCGTTCGCCGTGTCGGCGGCCGTGGTCGTGGTCAGTTTCGCCCGGTTCCGGTGGACGGAGATGACCCCGATCGCCAGGGATCAGGCGTTCGAGGCGATGACCGAAGCGGTGGTGGTGCTCGACGCGAAGCGGCGGATCATCGACTTCAACGCGGCGGCGGAACGCGTCCTCCCCGAGTCGGGCGACGGCCTGATGGGAGATCCCGTCACCGAGCCGCTTCCCGATCTCGCGGGGGCGCTCGACGGGCTCGACGGGGCCGACGACGCAGAGGCCGAGGTCAGAACGGAGCTCACGGGTTCGGACGGCGACGACAGGCTCGAACTCGACGTCCGCGTCTCGCCGATCGGCGTCGGAGAGTCGACGGGGTACACCGTCCTCCTGCACGACATCACAGCCCGAACGGTCGCCGAGGAGCGCGCCGAGGAGCGGCGGGAGAAGATCGAGGAACTCCACCGGATCGCCCGTGATCTGACCGCAGCCCGGACCCGGGAGGAGGTCTTCCAGCGTGCCGTCGACGGCGGGGAGGCAGTCCTCGGCGCCGACGTCTGCCGGCTGGCCGTCGTGGACGACAGCCACCTGATCCCGGCTGCGAGTTCCGGCGAGGACCCCCTCGACAGCTACGACCCACAGCCGATCGACCGCGGGGTCGCCGGGGTGACGTTCCAGTCGGGGGCGCCGGTCGTGGTCGACGACCTCGCGGAAACCCGGAGCGCCACGGCGCCGGCATCGGGGTCGGATGGAGGGCCGTATCTGGCGGACGGGGCGGCGGCGCCCGAACCCACCCACCGCGCGCTCCTGAGCGCGCCCGTCGGCGACATCGGAACGATCCAGGCGCTGTCGACCGAGCCAGGGGCGTTCACCGACGACGACCGCGAGGTGATGGAGCTTTTGACCACCCACATCGAGACCGCAATCCAGCGGGCCGACGCCGAGGCCGACCTCCGGACCGAACGGGACCGCTTAGAGGAGTTCGCGAGCGTGGTCAGCCACGACCTCCGGAACCCGCTCAACGTCGCACAGGGGCGCATCGAACTACTCAAGCGGGAGGCGCCCGCGGAGCACGTCGAACCGATCGATCGGTCGCTCTCGCGAATGGAGGATATCATCACGGACATCCTGACGCTCGCTCGCGAGGGGGAGGCGGCCGGGGACACCGACACAGTCGACCTCGAACTCTGCGTCGGGGATGCGTGGGCCATCATCGACACGGGGTCGGCGGTGATCGAGCACGCCGACGAACTCGGCACCGTTGAGGCTGACCCCAGTCGGCTCCGACGGCTGTTGGAGAACCTCTTTCGGAACGCAATCGAACACGGGTCGACGGTCTCCGAAGGCGACGACGGCGCCGGAATCGGGACCCAGGCCGATCCAGCGGTGACGGTCCGGGTCGGCCGGCTTGACGACCGGGAGGGGTTCTACGTCGCCGACGACGGGCCGGGGATTCCGGCGGAGGACCGTGGATCCGTCTTCGAGCAGGGGTACACCAGCCGGGAGGAGGGAACCGGACTGGGTTTGGCGATCGTCGAGCGGATCGCCGACGCCCACGGCTGGACCGTCGTGGCCGCCGAGTCCGACGCCGGGGGCGCGCGGTTCGAGATCCGGACGAACGAGTGA
- a CDS encoding DUF5799 family protein — protein MTDWTDSIVGDRMTVDREFNDRVENSEFTSQEWGLIMTAIELDIQHADDPERARIVADTEKLPQIMPELENVRSQMSQMGAGAGGDTGSSAGGIVDSLKGALGLGGGGGGVDEDRVDAAERLTQAYADALQSHLESKNKWEQVRIAYQE, from the coding sequence ATGACCGACTGGACCGACAGCATCGTCGGGGACCGGATGACTGTCGACAGGGAGTTCAACGACCGCGTGGAGAACTCGGAGTTCACGAGCCAGGAGTGGGGGCTGATCATGACCGCGATCGAGTTGGACATCCAACACGCCGACGATCCCGAACGGGCGCGGATCGTCGCCGACACCGAGAAGCTCCCGCAGATCATGCCCGAACTGGAGAACGTGCGTTCGCAGATGTCACAGATGGGTGCCGGGGCCGGTGGCGATACGGGATCGAGCGCGGGCGGCATCGTCGACTCCCTGAAGGGCGCGCTCGGACTGGGCGGCGGTGGCGGCGGCGTGGACGAAGACCGCGTCGACGCCGCCGAGAGGCTCACGCAGGCGTACGCCGACGCGCTCCAGAGCCACCTGGAGTCGAAGAACAAGTGGGAGCAGGTCCGGATCGCCTACCAGGAGTGA
- a CDS encoding type IV pilin: MSSSSRAVSPVIASVLMIAVVVILAATVSVFALGFTDEVNQSSPVVGQSSGELVPQDGSDDGIIRVTHVAGDTIQLSDMEVIVDASDACGKRGRLVDLPVPSGGNDIEQSNIEGDDIFDQRAYGFDAVPGPNAIHNPEYAAGEEIAFRITGGSCPITQGDEITVRVVHLPTNSIVIEETLTAT; this comes from the coding sequence GTGAGTTCGTCGTCACGGGCTGTTTCACCAGTCATAGCGAGCGTGCTGATGATTGCTGTCGTGGTGATACTCGCCGCGACGGTTTCGGTGTTTGCGCTCGGATTTACCGACGAGGTGAACCAGTCCAGCCCCGTCGTTGGTCAATCGAGCGGCGAACTCGTTCCGCAAGATGGGAGTGATGACGGTATCATTCGGGTAACTCACGTCGCCGGCGACACGATTCAACTGTCTGATATGGAGGTCATCGTGGATGCATCGGATGCCTGCGGGAAACGAGGCCGACTAGTCGACCTGCCGGTACCCTCGGGTGGCAACGACATCGAGCAATCGAACATCGAGGGCGATGACATCTTCGACCAGAGAGCGTACGGATTTGACGCCGTCCCCGGTCCGAACGCGATTCATAACCCGGAGTACGCAGCCGGCGAGGAGATCGCATTCCGGATCACCGGTGGTTCGTGCCCGATCACTCAGGGGGATGAAATTACTGTCCGTGTCGTCCACCTCCCCACAAACTCGATTGTGATCGAAGAAACGCTGACCGCGACGTAG
- a CDS encoding DoxX family protein codes for MDTESLPRRALLAFAVVLTLPALAGRAAAHVRYVSPGGDPLAVAEFLAGALMDPFNLAVLGAGGLAGAAAAATYLRLRPFQHDLAVFREAMAEYRDLLPWLLRLSVGLPLVGAGFSGYFFSPAVTLGAPTFVRLFGITVGFLLLFGFGTRLMAFTGLVGYLAALPSHPTLLLAFEYVPALAAIALLGGGRPSADHVVSRLASADTVYARIDPFYRKVAVPFVERVDPYRALVPVIVRIGLGLSFIYLGVTQKLMNPGNATAVVAKYNLTAVVPVTPELWVVGAGLTEAAVGTVLVVGAFTRAASAVAFLLFTTTLFGLPDDPVLAHISLFGLASALLVTGAGGWSVDAWLSQRTESAAEWVDRVSERAA; via the coding sequence ATGGACACCGAATCCCTCCCCCGACGCGCCCTCCTCGCGTTCGCTGTCGTTCTCACACTCCCCGCCCTCGCCGGCCGGGCCGCCGCCCACGTCCGGTATGTCTCCCCCGGCGGCGACCCGCTTGCGGTCGCGGAGTTCCTCGCGGGGGCGCTGATGGATCCGTTCAACCTCGCCGTTCTCGGGGCCGGCGGTCTCGCGGGCGCCGCGGCCGCGGCGACGTACCTCCGACTGCGACCGTTTCAGCACGACCTCGCGGTGTTCCGGGAGGCGATGGCGGAGTACCGCGACCTCCTGCCGTGGCTGCTCCGGCTGAGCGTGGGGCTTCCCCTCGTCGGCGCGGGCTTTTCGGGCTACTTCTTCTCGCCGGCAGTGACCCTCGGGGCGCCCACCTTCGTCCGGCTGTTCGGGATCACGGTCGGGTTCCTGCTGCTGTTCGGGTTCGGGACGCGTCTGATGGCGTTCACGGGGCTGGTCGGCTACCTCGCCGCGCTTCCGAGCCATCCGACGCTTTTGCTCGCGTTCGAGTACGTCCCCGCGCTGGCCGCGATCGCGCTGCTCGGCGGCGGCCGGCCGAGCGCCGACCACGTCGTCTCCCGGCTTGCGTCGGCCGACACCGTCTACGCCCGGATCGACCCCTTCTACCGCAAGGTGGCGGTTCCGTTCGTCGAGCGGGTGGACCCCTACCGGGCGCTCGTCCCGGTGATCGTCCGGATCGGGCTGGGGCTGTCGTTCATCTACCTCGGGGTCACCCAGAAGCTGATGAACCCCGGCAACGCGACCGCGGTGGTCGCGAAGTACAACCTGACCGCGGTGGTTCCCGTGACCCCGGAACTGTGGGTCGTCGGCGCGGGGCTCACCGAGGCGGCGGTCGGAACCGTCCTCGTCGTCGGCGCGTTCACCCGCGCGGCGTCGGCGGTCGCGTTCCTGCTTTTCACCACCACCCTGTTCGGCCTCCCCGACGACCCGGTGCTCGCGCACATCTCGCTTTTCGGGCTGGCCTCGGCGCTGCTCGTGACCGGCGCCGGCGGGTGGTCGGTCGACGCGTGGCTCAGCCAGCGAACCGAGTCGGCCGCGGAGTGGGTGGATCGCGTGTCCGAGCGGGCGGCGTGA
- a CDS encoding molybdopterin-dependent oxidoreductase, with translation MDKPVSRTDALFALLAGLAGVAGSFAAAGYTRQFVVAPIDALVVRLTPGPIVAFMIENVGDQGHLLHIALSFGIAGALFGGAAIVGIVAARRVAKPTTGPALGGVLAGVLAWTVAAGTTAEPVLAVAAGVPVAVLTGVGAAPGADPGHDPSRRRAITSTASVLGFLGVAGIFGRRQSDSAVGSASADVVPSPAVQERLRQADGRELDIAGEDVPGLVSEIRNFYGVDINEFDPEVPADTWSMSITGEVGEDVEVTYDELTGMPIEHRFVTLRCVGERLNGRKLDTAVWTGTPIKPLLDAADPDGECGCVMLRAEDGYFVQFPVEALEDGLLAWRMNGQPLPKSHGHPVRVLVPGHWGETNVKWLTEIELLDEEMDGYWEKRGWHGTGPVNTVAKLWDTTQLDDGRVEVAGHAYAGTRGIDRVEVSLDDGDTWLDADLSEPLPGDDVWRQWRYVFDPDGVEAVTVRAVDGEGTVQTGEAADPFPSGATGWVTQPIDP, from the coding sequence ATGGACAAACCGGTCTCACGGACCGACGCGCTGTTCGCGCTCCTCGCGGGACTGGCAGGGGTCGCCGGGTCGTTCGCCGCCGCGGGGTACACCCGACAGTTCGTCGTCGCGCCGATCGACGCTCTGGTGGTTCGGCTCACGCCCGGGCCGATCGTGGCGTTTATGATCGAGAACGTGGGCGACCAGGGGCACCTCCTCCACATCGCGCTGTCGTTCGGGATCGCCGGGGCGCTGTTCGGCGGTGCCGCCATCGTCGGTATCGTCGCCGCCAGACGGGTGGCGAAGCCAACCACCGGCCCCGCGCTCGGCGGCGTTCTCGCCGGCGTGCTGGCGTGGACTGTCGCGGCGGGCACGACGGCCGAGCCGGTGCTCGCGGTCGCGGCCGGCGTCCCGGTCGCGGTCCTCACGGGCGTCGGGGCGGCGCCGGGGGCCGACCCCGGTCACGATCCCTCCCGCCGGCGTGCGATCACGTCGACGGCGAGCGTGCTCGGCTTCCTCGGCGTCGCCGGGATTTTCGGCCGACGGCAGTCCGACAGCGCCGTCGGGTCGGCCTCGGCGGACGTCGTTCCGAGCCCCGCGGTCCAGGAACGGCTCCGGCAAGCCGACGGCCGTGAACTCGACATCGCAGGCGAGGACGTCCCCGGGCTCGTCAGCGAGATCCGGAACTTCTACGGCGTCGACATCAACGAGTTCGACCCGGAGGTCCCCGCCGACACCTGGTCGATGTCGATCACCGGGGAGGTCGGCGAGGACGTAGAGGTCACCTACGACGAACTCACCGGGATGCCGATCGAACACCGGTTCGTCACGCTGCGGTGCGTCGGCGAGCGACTCAACGGCCGGAAGCTGGACACGGCAGTCTGGACCGGCACGCCGATCAAGCCGCTTTTGGACGCCGCCGACCCCGACGGCGAGTGCGGGTGTGTGATGCTCCGGGCCGAGGACGGCTACTTCGTCCAGTTCCCGGTGGAGGCCCTCGAAGACGGGCTGTTGGCGTGGAGGATGAACGGCCAGCCGCTGCCGAAGTCCCACGGCCACCCGGTTCGGGTGCTCGTGCCCGGCCACTGGGGGGAGACCAACGTCAAGTGGCTCACCGAGATCGAACTTCTCGACGAGGAGATGGACGGCTACTGGGAGAAACGGGGGTGGCACGGCACCGGCCCGGTCAACACCGTCGCGAAGCTCTGGGACACCACCCAACTCGACGACGGCCGGGTCGAGGTGGCGGGTCACGCCTACGCCGGCACCCGCGGTATCGACCGCGTCGAGGTCTCCCTCGACGACGGCGACACCTGGCTCGACGCCGACCTCTCCGAGCCGTTGCCCGGCGACGACGTGTGGCGGCAGTGGCGGTACGTCTTCGATCCTGACGGCGTCGAGGCGGTCACCGTCAGGGCCGTCGACGGCGAGGGGACGGTACAGACCGGCGAGGCCGCAGACCCGTTCCCCAGCGGCGCGACGGGGTGGGTCACACAGCCGATAGATCCGTGA
- a CDS encoding winged helix-turn-helix domain-containing protein, which produces MEKALWYLLVGTRGGENRARIIDAIDDRPRNANQLAECLDVDYNTVRHHIDMLQEHDVIESGGDDYGKLYFLTDRFERHREEFERVLEAM; this is translated from the coding sequence ATGGAGAAGGCACTCTGGTATCTGCTGGTCGGGACGCGCGGCGGCGAGAACCGCGCGCGGATCATCGACGCCATCGACGACCGGCCGCGGAACGCGAACCAGCTCGCGGAGTGTCTCGACGTCGACTACAACACGGTCAGACACCACATCGATATGTTACAGGAACACGACGTGATCGAGTCCGGCGGGGACGACTACGGGAAGCTGTACTTCCTGACCGACCGCTTCGAGCGCCACCGCGAGGAGTTCGAACGCGTACTGGAGGCGATGTGA
- a CDS encoding PRC-barrel domain-containing protein: MVLASSLRGNEVMTVEGTELGVIESVTMDPETGDLRNLRLKAHGGGGGGYNRTDDGHLLVPADRIEARQDYLLVRPPQKDGGGAPDGL, from the coding sequence ATGGTCCTCGCATCCTCGTTGAGGGGTAATGAGGTAATGACGGTCGAAGGTACTGAACTCGGTGTCATCGAAAGCGTCACGATGGATCCGGAAACGGGAGACCTCCGGAATCTCCGGCTGAAAGCGCACGGTGGCGGCGGCGGTGGCTACAATCGAACTGACGATGGCCACCTCCTGGTGCCAGCCGATCGTATCGAAGCAAGACAGGACTACTTGCTCGTTCGGCCGCCGCAGAAGGACGGGGGCGGGGCGCCTGACGGGCTGTAG
- a CDS encoding RtcB family protein: MTDDAAVREFDGIRLERVREHVWEIPREGEMGVAARVLASEELLEQIGDDMTLEQLRNVTHLPGIAEPAVCMPDGHQGYGFPVGGVGAVDAETGCISPGAIGYDVNCGVRMVRTNLTYDDLRGREAELVDALFANIPSGLGGGGIVETDRDTVEEILERGVDWALEHGYAVRADLEHCEDEGRRPDADADAVSEKAKDRGRTQVGSLGSGNHFLEVQRVTDVYRPDVAEAYGLEPDRIVVLIHCGSRGLGHQTCNDYLRRIETEHADLLDELPDKELAAAPAGSDLAEDYYGAMCAAINFAWVNRQLITHRTRRVFERVFEEEWETLGMDLLYDVAHNIGKKEVHEVDVDADGRPTTAAEAVGRAERELYVHRKGATRAFPAGRPEIPAAYRDVGQPVIIPGSMGAGSYVLRGGRNSMDVAFGSTAHGAGRTMSRTQAKKEFWGETVQDELRDQQQIHVKAQSGATVAEEAPGVYKDVDEVVRVSEALGIGDTVARTFPVCNIKG, encoded by the coding sequence ATGACCGACGACGCTGCGGTTCGGGAGTTCGACGGGATCCGGCTCGAACGGGTCCGCGAACACGTCTGGGAGATCCCCCGCGAGGGCGAGATGGGGGTCGCCGCCAGGGTGCTGGCCAGCGAGGAACTGCTGGAACAGATCGGCGACGATATGACCCTCGAGCAACTGCGGAACGTAACCCACCTGCCGGGGATCGCCGAACCCGCGGTGTGTATGCCCGACGGCCACCAGGGGTACGGCTTCCCGGTCGGCGGCGTCGGGGCGGTCGACGCCGAAACCGGCTGTATTTCCCCGGGAGCGATCGGCTATGACGTGAACTGCGGCGTCCGAATGGTGCGGACGAACCTGACGTACGACGACCTCCGAGGAAGAGAAGCCGAACTCGTCGACGCCCTCTTCGCGAACATCCCCTCCGGACTCGGCGGCGGCGGGATCGTCGAGACCGACCGCGACACGGTCGAGGAGATCCTCGAACGCGGCGTCGACTGGGCGCTGGAACACGGCTATGCGGTCCGTGCGGACCTCGAACACTGCGAGGACGAGGGGCGACGCCCCGACGCCGACGCCGACGCGGTCTCCGAGAAAGCGAAGGACCGCGGCCGCACCCAGGTCGGCAGCCTCGGTTCGGGGAATCACTTCCTCGAGGTTCAGCGCGTCACCGACGTCTACCGCCCGGACGTCGCGGAGGCGTACGGACTCGAACCCGACCGGATCGTGGTTCTCATCCACTGCGGCTCCCGGGGGCTCGGCCACCAGACCTGCAACGACTACCTCAGGCGGATCGAAACGGAGCACGCCGACCTGCTGGATGAACTCCCGGACAAGGAGCTGGCGGCCGCACCCGCCGGTTCCGATCTGGCCGAGGACTACTACGGCGCGATGTGTGCGGCGATCAACTTCGCGTGGGTCAACCGCCAGTTGATCACCCACCGGACCCGGCGCGTGTTCGAGCGGGTGTTCGAGGAGGAATGGGAGACCCTCGGGATGGACCTGCTCTACGACGTCGCCCACAACATCGGCAAGAAGGAGGTCCACGAGGTCGACGTCGACGCCGACGGCCGGCCGACGACGGCCGCCGAGGCGGTGGGGCGGGCGGAACGGGAGCTCTACGTCCACCGCAAGGGGGCGACGCGGGCGTTCCCCGCGGGCCGACCCGAGATCCCCGCAGCCTACCGCGACGTCGGCCAGCCGGTGATCATCCCCGGGAGTATGGGCGCGGGGTCGTACGTGCTCCGCGGCGGCCGCAACTCGATGGACGTCGCGTTCGGGTCGACGGCCCACGGGGCAGGGCGGACGATGAGCCGGACCCAGGCGAAAAAAGAGTTCTGGGGCGAGACCGTCCAAGACGAGCTTCGCGACCAACAGCAGATCCACGTGAAGGCCCAGTCGGGCGCGACGGTCGCCGAGGAGGCGCCGGGCGTGTACAAGGACGTCGACGAGGTCGTCCGCGTCTCGGAGGCGCTCGGGATCGGCGACACGGTTGCGCGGACGTTCCCGGTGTGTAACATCAAGGGGTAG
- a CDS encoding MjaI family restriction endonuclease, with protein MSRTIRLSEEEREELVADIDPEFPKYTTQIMNTANQNSQGTRPPTVGQLSAIIEEYKEEHPEGEYEDWVNFYFENYDGEKRIEEATDKVFEMVVKMREAAEEIDREMVNRWVKDLVLYKTYTGLGRNEEAILNKLSQEYDLPYEVGTAEDESKGIDGYLGKQPVSIKPTTYKQKSRLQEEIQAPIVYYEDYSTTETLKLHLDELDEVLN; from the coding sequence ATGTCTCGGACAATCCGGCTCTCCGAAGAGGAACGTGAAGAACTGGTAGCAGATATTGATCCTGAGTTTCCGAAGTATACGACTCAGATAATGAATACTGCGAATCAGAACTCACAGGGGACTCGCCCACCTACTGTTGGTCAATTAAGTGCGATTATTGAAGAATACAAAGAGGAACATCCAGAGGGAGAGTATGAAGACTGGGTCAATTTCTATTTTGAAAATTATGATGGTGAAAAGAGAATTGAAGAAGCGACCGATAAAGTATTTGAGATGGTCGTAAAAATGCGGGAGGCGGCAGAAGAAATTGACCGGGAGATGGTCAACCGGTGGGTAAAAGATCTCGTACTCTACAAAACGTACACCGGATTAGGTCGCAATGAGGAAGCGATCTTAAACAAACTATCCCAAGAGTACGATCTTCCGTATGAGGTTGGGACTGCTGAAGACGAATCAAAAGGTATTGATGGCTATCTTGGAAAACAGCCCGTCTCTATTAAGCCTACCACTTATAAGCAAAAAAGTAGACTACAAGAGGAAATTCAGGCACCAATTGTCTACTATGAAGACTATTCGACCACAGAGACTCTCAAACTCCATTTGGACGAACTCGATGAAGTACTCAACTGA
- a CDS encoding DNA-methyltransferase produces the protein METKHRVVNADSRSLSGLDSNSVELIVTSPPYPMIEMWDELFSELNSEISDHLENGNGQSAFARMHEELEKVWAEVSRVLVDGGIACINIGDATRKVDGSFRVFQNHSEVINKFENLGFEPLPELLWRKPVNSGAKFMGSGMLPPNAYVTLEHEYILVFRNGKESREFEPGSERRYNSAYFWEERNQWFSDVWMDIKGEFQSLEENELRERSAAYPFEVPYRLINMYSVYGDTVLDPFWGTGTTSFAAMVAGRNSIGYEMEEEFVQLFQSRVEEVPKYSREVARQRLDGHKEFVEERLSNGKNLKYEADNYDFPVTTKQEKPIQFYTVSDVRETQDGYELSHEPVERANIRIEESEQTGEVTSLSDF, from the coding sequence ATGGAAACTAAGCACAGAGTAGTTAACGCTGATTCCCGTTCACTTTCTGGATTGGATAGTAACTCTGTTGAACTAATCGTCACTTCACCGCCGTATCCGATGATTGAAATGTGGGACGAACTATTTTCTGAACTCAACTCTGAGATAAGCGACCATCTGGAGAACGGGAATGGTCAGTCTGCGTTTGCCCGAATGCACGAAGAACTTGAGAAAGTCTGGGCTGAGGTGAGTCGCGTACTCGTTGATGGGGGTATTGCGTGTATTAATATCGGTGACGCCACTCGAAAAGTTGACGGAAGTTTTCGTGTCTTCCAAAACCACTCGGAGGTTATCAACAAGTTTGAGAATCTTGGGTTTGAACCTTTGCCAGAGTTGTTGTGGCGTAAGCCGGTCAACTCGGGTGCGAAGTTTATGGGTTCGGGTATGCTTCCCCCGAATGCCTACGTGACGCTTGAACACGAATACATTCTGGTCTTCCGGAATGGGAAGGAGAGTCGGGAATTCGAACCGGGGTCAGAACGTAGATATAACTCAGCGTATTTTTGGGAAGAGAGAAATCAATGGTTTTCGGACGTTTGGATGGATATTAAGGGAGAATTTCAATCACTTGAAGAAAATGAGTTGAGGGAGCGTTCCGCGGCCTATCCATTTGAGGTTCCATATCGCTTAATCAATATGTACTCAGTCTATGGAGATACAGTTCTCGATCCATTCTGGGGAACGGGTACCACATCGTTCGCCGCAATGGTCGCTGGGCGAAATTCTATCGGATATGAAATGGAAGAAGAATTCGTACAACTGTTTCAGAGTCGTGTCGAAGAGGTTCCTAAGTACTCCCGAGAAGTCGCCAGACAGCGATTAGACGGTCACAAAGAGTTTGTTGAGGAGCGGTTGTCCAACGGCAAAAACCTCAAATACGAAGCCGATAACTACGATTTCCCAGTCACAACGAAACAAGAGAAACCAATACAGTTCTATACTGTTTCGGACGTTCGGGAAACGCAAGATGGCTACGAACTTTCACACGAGCCAGTTGAACGAGCAAATATTCGAATCGAGGAAAGCGAACAAACTGGGGAGGTTACTTCTCTCTCGGATTTTTGA
- a CDS encoding DUF429 domain-containing protein, with translation MYVGVDGCPDGWLAVVYSGSGYEGSRFYRTVGDLWADHCDADRILIDVPIGLREDSGEPRACDTAARKALSPDRHASVFPTPVRAAAREESYDAAKAVQERLTDGSLNRQTWGIVPKIDEVDRFLLDTPAARDAIQECHPEVCFRAFAGAPTAYSKTGQPERAFWERAAALRAVEPDVYDHLWDAASGLGCDASDDDLLDAFVVALTARGDATGLETLPADPETDPRGLPMEIVFRPPPE, from the coding sequence ATGTACGTCGGCGTCGACGGCTGTCCGGACGGGTGGCTCGCGGTCGTCTACTCCGGATCCGGCTACGAGGGAAGCCGCTTCTACAGAACCGTCGGTGACCTCTGGGCCGACCACTGCGACGCCGACCGGATCCTGATCGACGTTCCGATCGGGCTCAGGGAGGACTCCGGCGAGCCACGGGCGTGTGATACCGCGGCCCGGAAGGCCCTCTCGCCCGATCGTCACGCGAGCGTCTTCCCGACGCCGGTGCGGGCTGCCGCCCGGGAGGAGTCCTACGACGCCGCGAAGGCGGTCCAAGAGCGGCTGACCGACGGCAGCCTCAACCGACAGACCTGGGGGATCGTCCCGAAGATCGACGAGGTCGACCGATTCCTGCTCGACACGCCCGCCGCACGGGACGCGATCCAGGAGTGTCACCCCGAGGTGTGTTTCCGGGCGTTCGCCGGCGCGCCGACGGCGTACTCGAAGACCGGACAGCCGGAGCGTGCGTTCTGGGAGCGGGCGGCCGCGTTGCGGGCGGTCGAACCGGACGTCTACGACCACCTGTGGGACGCCGCATCGGGCCTCGGCTGTGACGCCTCCGACGACGACCTGCTCGACGCCTTCGTGGTCGCGCTCACCGCCCGCGGGGACGCGACCGGGCTGGAGACCCTCCCCGCCGACCCCGAAACGGACCCCCGGGGGCTGCCGATGGAGATCGTCTTCCGGCCGCCGCCGGAGTGA